The sequence taaaaattctgaCAATTCTGTAACAATTGTACAATTAAAGCGTAGTTTCTAAATTTGTACAGATTTATCAGTTTGAGATATATCTTATATCGTTTGTTTTTAACAGTTATAACATTAAAcaatttgaagttttgaaaacaagGTTAAAGGAAACGAAATTTGGCCTTAACAGAACTTTCCAAGTGCGATTCACTATTGTCAAATTTACAgctaataaatatgaaatatgtgcTTTCTAAATGTCAGTGTCAATCTAACtgtaaaagaaatacatgtattattatcattttattttcttctatTATATGATTCACAGCATGTTTAAATAAAGTGCAGTACAATGTTTCTGTTCTCTGTCCTGGAGTATTAAAGTTGTTTTACTGCTGTTTTTAATCGTGAAATTATGACATGGTTTCGTAGCTATCATGGCATTTATTATTCATTATTCTTTATTAAAGCGAGTAACCAAAAGATGTATTAACATGCAAATGCTTTATGTTGCTTTCATTACagacatataaaaataaaaaataaaacaaaaaaagcgAAATAggccaaatattttataaatgttttcaagTGTTCATCTAGGAGTTTAGCATGTTGAGTACATCGATAGTGGCGTCGGTTTGCTATCATCTCTGGCTATCTTTCAAGTGCATTGATAAGTCAATTTATGAATGTGTCAACAACACAGATTTTATCAcaccttaaaatattttgtaggtAAAGTCAATAAACTGTCATAATGCGACAAAATGTTGTATAATGTATTGCATTCATATAATAGTTGCATATTTTCTTTAGGCAGATGCAAGTCCTGAACAAAAACGAAACGTAAAACCACCGAATGGAAAACAAGGTTATGTGCCACTGGACGAAGAGAAAGAGGGGGGAAACTATCCTTGGGACACATTTAAAGAAACATCAACAGACAATTTATCTTCCAGCGATATCAGGCTTTGGAAGACAATACATAAAGTCACAAAAGTGATTTTCATAGTCATTCTCTTTTTCATTGTGCTCAGCACTGCAGTTGTACATAAAAGTACATTGTTTCTATTACTGGCAAATATTTCTCCTCCGAACCCGACCAGAAATTCTTCGCTGAAGACGTCCATGTACCACTTTCAATACGACAGTATTGGTAAGACATGTTTTTGACCGCCCTAAACTAGTTAGATATAGCAACGGGAAATTGTTAGGTTTAATGTAGTACTTCAGTATATTGAAAACATGATACTTTGtgcagaatgttttttttttaaaaactcgaATAAAATGTAACTACTGTTAAGTTACATCTTCAGGGTATTGGAAATGTGGAAATGTTATCTATGAAAAGCAAGGAATGAATTAAGTAATTTTAATTGTTATGTCAAGTTTATAAAAAACGTTCAAACAGTTTAATAAAGCTCTCTGCCGTTTGCTGTCTACACATGACTAGATTAGATAAAGTATTTGCCTAAGCAGatcaaatatacaaaaaatgcATGGGTATTTTCTTGAAACTCATCAAATGTTAACATCGAAATTAGTTTCCTTAGTGGGAACTAGAAATTTTGTTTTGCAATGCAGGTATTTGAAAAACTCGCTTCATACTTACTCGAgctaatggaaataaaaaaaaaaaaaaaaaaaaaaaaaaaaaaaaaaaaacacacaacacaTTTTCCATTATTACTataatttcttttgtttatatATGTGAAAAGGTTTTAGTATTTgccatagaaaataaaaatattttgcagtggCAAATCTACCTTTTGCCTAGGCAAAATGCATTGCTATGACAGTTGTATCATTAGCCATAATGATTGAAAAATTGCCATCATAGCAAATAGTTTCATCTAGTCTAATCTTAATTCATTTCAATGTGTATGTTCAGGTGGAATTATAGCATATCCAAATATTTGCATGACAAGGTTTCGGAAAAATTTTACGAGGACAAAACTATATTTGTGTATgtgttttattgtaacattttagacTTGTCAAAgcaaaatttatgaaattattgTCATGCACGAAATTTGCTAacattgccatggcaaaatattctaatattttaacaattaaaaacaTGTTACATTTACTCGTAGTTCATCTTAAGGGTATTTATATATTCAAAAGACCCATAAATACTCGCGTTGCAACTTGATATGTATTGTTGTGTAGGGAGAGGAAGGGTTGGACTGGGAAGCAAATAAAATAACATATGAAGAGAAACATACATAGTGCAAGATGAAAATGTATCCCAAAATTGAAACTGCCGGTAATTTTGGCTGAGGGAACTGGGGAAGGGGAGGGTGATGTTAACCTGTTTAGAAGGAATACTAGAACTAAAAACGCGTTAGAGAATTTTTCAAATAAACTGAAAATGCGACACGTTGTCCAGGCagtcagacaattttaaaataatcacGACACAAAACTGTATGACATAGAATTTTAAGAGGTATAATTATAATACGTACGAttataataatttgttttcaGCAACATcctattaatacattttatttgcatttgtGGAACTTTCATCTAACATAATAAAACAGAGTATTCAAATATTCACTTCTATTTCAGAAACCTCAGCTACTTACATTTGGTCTGTGGTACTTGTAGTGATTTCACCTTACATCTTTACAACAATATCAAGTGTATGGAGCCTGCTTTTCAAGAAACACGCACCTTTGGAGTGTACACCGCTGCTGCTTGTACGTATTcacaggatatttgtttgtttcggtgtaagatcaaaatataattaCCATCACAAGTGTGATCACAAGTGTGATATTCACTGTAAAATTACTAGATATATTTCACTTtagcgtgtgtgtgtgtatgtgtatttgcgtgtgtgtgcgcgcgcgcgcgtgtgtgtgtgttctggtttaacgtctttttaaacaattttcagtcatataaacgacagtgtctgcTTGTATCAGTGAGCATtatgctcaactttatagtgctgccaaactggaatatcacaccgcagacacgtgacatgatactccACCTAAGccaaattattctgacaccgggttgaccagtcccagcactatcctcttaatgctgaacacCAAGCGAGAAAACTGCTAGTACTTTTATTTTTACGTTTTGTTATGActcggccagggatcgaacccacgaccttccgcacttgaagcgggcgctctaccactaggctaccgagtcGGATTCGCTTAAGTATTCAAATAATTCACAGACAAATATATTATGATATTAGTGCATTGTATGAATTAATTCTGTTTTATGGTACAGTACAAGGTCTCTAAAAGTGCATCTGATTCAGTACCACATCAACATATATTGTATTAACCAACTTCATGTCTAAATATGTATACTTATACATCATATAGTAAAATGTGATATATTTTGTAGCATTATAATCTCCTTATTTCAGAGTATATTGGTTGAGTCACTACACTCCGTTGGACTTTGCTTTTTCATATTTGGGCTGCTTCCAAACTTAGATCCAATTGCAGGactattgttttgtttgaatgttgTATCAATTCCAGCTGTTCTAAAACTCATTTATCTGGGTAATATCTAAaactataaaatgtaattttcacTGTGGCTGATATAACGCATTTTACGTGTTATAATTCATGCACAATCGAAACTAACTTTCATTGCTAAAAGATGATGACAAATTCATTTTTATCTGTCTTGTTATCTGACAATTTCATAAACTATTGAATTATCTGTTATATGTTTGTatatcattttgaaagatacatAGTATATATGTTATGATATTATATTACGAATCAAGACCCTCTGGGTATGAACCTAGATCAGTCGCTCTGTTGTGCAAAACAAATCTCACTCTCTGTGAAATAAAGGATTACTAGTACGTTGTACTTATATGATTTCTATTACATGGTGAATTTGACAATTAAACGTCCACAAACAATCAGTTTGTTGACATCACATCATGTATTATGTCAACTGCCTTATAAACTTGaatgtaaaaaatgtttaatactagtTTATTAGTGTGCTATATTTATTGTGACAATATCATTCCTCTTGTTTTACAGAAGACAGTCGTAATTCCAAGGCAAAAGCAGTAAAGCGAATACTCGCTATAGTAGGACTTGCAGCAACACTTACTTCCATGGCCCTCTGGGTTTACTACTTGTATAAATTAGACACTGAATGGCAGAAAGACAGACCAGGGTTACTTGTGATATCGATATTGTCACCTTTACTTGTATCAGTTGTCTGGTGGGATAACTTCATTCCGCAGGTAATGTTTCGGTATGAAGTATACATCGTATTGTATATTGGTATCTTTTTGTCCAGAAGTTTTAAGACGAAACTGATTGGGGTGAAATCATGTACTTGCCAGTAAAATGGTATTTACAGTGATCTAGTAATTACAGAACGCCTGTAATGTTTCCGTATCACAGTGGTACTATTCTCATAGTTCAAATGCAAgaattgtgtaaaaatattaaaaactaaaaatattacaGCACTTGTAACATTACACGTATGTTCAAGAAAAATTAGCACagctttattaaaaaaaatacttttaagcttatttttgacatggaaaagctcatctagaaaatgaaaacttCCTATCTCTACTTATAACACACTAGAAAATATCATGTAATATGAATAACAATATAAAGCCTAATACCCACAAACATTTGAAAGTGTTTTGTCCAGGAGATAGAAGCACTTCTCTGCTTTTCTAAACATTTGGTAAACACAGTACGCATCGTTAAGGATGCAGGATATACCAATCGGCGAAAACGATATAGTCTTTGAATAAAACGTTACGTTTAGGTTACTTCATTTAATCGTTAAAAGATTTCGTAGATCAAtgattaaattatcttttttcttaaattttgtttacAGAAGCCCGGtaaatatttaaagtgtttatcgcaaatgaaagaaaaaataagggATATGCGAACCAAAATCTACGCCATTGTTAGCATCTGGAAGACCATTGTTACTCTTTGCATGGTGACATTTATCTATGGAACAGGGTGTAATGATAGTACTTCGTGTTTGTGGGTATTGTATGGCACTACACACGAAAGTTTACCCAGTATGGATGGATTAAACAATGACACCAGTCAACTACAACTTAATGCTACTTTGGATTCGTGGATTCTCGGTCCAACGTCTCTCGTGGTAGATCTGGTTCATGGAACTTGTTCAAGGCACATGCCTATGTATATAGCGGTGGTCAATATAATTACAGGCCTTGTGTGCTTCAGGTAAattagtatttttcttatattgaaaTTTGATTACCAACTGGTTTGTTTTGAAAAGCGTTCCTgttaaattattatcaaatgcaactataattgtcttttattttgaatcaaaaaCAAGGCTTTTGATATCTTAACAACTTTATGCAAACTTCAAGGGCGCAGTTTAATCTAACGTCGTACCACTTGCTAAGTTTTTCCCTCCATACATAGTCTTTTTGATAACTTAAATTGTATTGATCTTATAGCTAATCCTTTAAATATGATTAAgtttttttaaatctgttttacataaaaataaagaagCCTGTTGCCAAGAAACTGCACGAACGTGGGTttaaaaatcccccaaaaaatcgactttaaacattaataaataaatcatgtaAGTCAAGTGTTAGTGTACGAacacattttttgtaattttggtgAATGCTCTAGATTAATGACACTCagacatattttaaacaaatccCCCAACGACTTTAAAACCTGAATTGAACATAACCTATAATATTACATAACAATAACATTTCGAACATTCTATGTTATTCTGTTACACTATTGACATTCAATTTTTGATACAGGTGTTGTGTGGCAGCAAATAAGATACTAGCTCAGATCCCGGGCTTCTCTCTACCTCTCGTTCTATCTACACCCACCACACTACTTTTCATGGTCACCCTGTATGCTAGCCAGGttagttttaaattatttaacctTATTATTCAACATCGTAAATTGACAACACTTATTTTGAGTAGACATTGTTACTCTCTTTCTACTAAGCATCAAGTCTTTGAGCGTGTCCTCCCAGTGTTTTGTAAACATTAGGAAATATAATCGCATGATATTTCCAGGACATGCGCATATCTGACACGTGCAGCTTACCGTTTCCAAGATGGACAAGCGGTATTCAATATGATTGGACAATGATAACAGCTAGTATATTGGGATTCATCGCGATTGTGGCGGTAACCAGCCATATTTGGATTCACAGTCAAGAGCGAATGCAACGTGGAGATCGGTATTTCAGACCAGTTTGATTTCCATTTTCGggtttttaattctttttataaatttgtatATTATATGAGTCTTTTCAAGTTTCAAGCCTTTTGcatatcaatattattttgcATTATACCGAAGATAACATTTGAATTTTCGACAGCTTCTTCGCAGACAAATAACGTCAGACGAATGCGTTATGTGGAATGGTTGACTCGGCCGGGGATCGACCACGTGATGTCTGCACTTTTCATCTTGTGATCTCAATGCTGAGCTAATCGAAAATCTTGTCTTCAACATTATAATGATATCAACATTTCTATTTTGTGCGCTTCTGTCAGTTCTAAatgtatttttactataatcacaGAATGTTTATGCGGCCGATGTATTGTGGGCTCTTCTTAGATCAGTCCATGATTTTAAATAGAAGACGAACAGAAAAGCCTGGCGACAAGGTATAATTAGCAATGACTTcattccttgtttttttttacatagatcGAAATACATGGCAATAAAATCTTTTCTGCTTCTTTATTTTGGACTGCTGTGAGATTTGCTTTCTTAGCACTTGACCTTATTCAAAGTCGAAATATACAAAAtcggtaaaaagaaaaaacacatgtACTAGCAATATCGAACTGGTAAAAACGTagacaaaacaatacaaaaaaaacacaacaaatttaaaatcacaaatatgaaaaatgtcATGTTCACAattcaaacaaatttttgaaacaaCTATATTTTCACAAACAGGATACGGTTAGTGAGGACAACTCTGAAATTGAACCTGAAGAGACTCCGAAGATTTATCTGTGCGCAACAATGTGGCATGAGAATGATAACGAGATGACCCAGATACTAAAATCTCTTTTTAGGTACTCATATCCTTTATAATATAATCCGTATTTACACTTTGTTACTTTGTTTTCAAAGGTGTAATACTGTGTGTGTGCTTTTATGTTCTTTGTGTgaataatatatgaaataacagaaattgttatGATGGAACTGACATTTGAAATACAATCTGTATTTAACCAAgcttatatattttgtgtttatttatttttctttgttgcaTTATGAGAAGTGATGCCATAAAATACACGATTTATCTTGGTTCAGTTGTTCTGCAACTTTTCTAAACAAATCGGTTTTCAGACTGGATATAGATCAATTTGACCATTGGGCCAAACACAGACTTGAAGCAAATCCTGACTATTACGAGTTTGAAGGCAAGTTGAactttttaattcaatttaacGAATTAAGCCCGACCGCTTCGCTCAGTAGCGAGAGCGCAGATAAGTGGATAGCGAGGTCGTGAGATCGATCTTCacgcgaggcgtatgttctccttgatgatttgattaaagacaatgcgtctgaaatcattcgttctccacctctgatacatgtggggaaattggcagttacttgctaaGAACAGTGtatactggtacataatccagataactgtcgttacataactgaaatactgttgaaaaacggcgttaagccggaaacaaacaaacaaacaaacaattttcgaGTTAAAGATAACAATTTTTATagcaagttttaaaacataataatctAAAAGCAAATCTTTGACAATTATAAGCATATGTAAAGTAATTTATCGCCCTATAAATTAGAGTGCAGCATAAAATTGATTGTGTCCTCAGAAAATCAGGAAATGtcaattttgttcattttctgagtacataattatgtcaaactGTAACATTTTGCATAGGTCTGCATTCACCTTTGATGCTGCATTCCAATTGGCATGAAATATATAAGACCAAAGCGGAACAGTCCAAGTGTCAAAACTATCATTGGCTTCGTGTTTTTACGTATGTAATGTCATCCGTTGGGAAGCGTGCGTCGTGACACAATGTCATGACCTTTGCTATTGCAAAAGCCACCTTGTTCTTGGAGAGAACAATTATCTACAAAGGTATGAAACATTGCGCCACTTTAGAAGAAAGAGATAGAACACATgacagaaaaaatgttaaaaagttatttttgaaatgttccaGCGCATATCTTTTTCGACGATGCATATGAAAACAAAGATGGAGCAAGGCAGATTAACGAATATGTAAAACGACTCTTTGTAAAGATGGAAGATGCTCATCGGTATGTAACATTATcaagttatattttgttttacataatctggttttatctaaaatacatattaataatATACAATTTGCAAAATTAATAAAGCAACACTGTTGGCATAaagtaaataagtaaaacatCAAAGTGAAGGTGTCTGCAGCCATCTCTTTTATTAACTATCTTAAAAGCAATCTTtatgtgccgtgtggcggctgtaaaaagtctccctgtacttggattcagttttgttatattttcttgtcctttgggatcatggagttcattcaacaaatgtgtaatagagttccgcttaaggcggtgctagtgggcgtcaaaccgagtctgctatcattcttCATTTTTGCATTCCttgattccaaaggatctttgtTCACAGTTTTTATTCGATCGAAATATTTTGTCCTTGGAACATGATTCTTTGCATAAATAATTAGGTAAATGCAATACAGTTATTTTTCAATACAGCTACTAGCAGTTTTCATGTCTTTAACATTAACACAATGTAATATAACTTTAATGGAAAGATCACATTCGTTAGTAAATATTTTGAAGCTCTGTGTATGGCACCGCTGAAGACAGAAAACTGGAACCGCCACTACGGTTAGACACTCCTTATGGTGGGAGGCTGGTATGGACACTTCCATTCGACAATAGATTGGTAGTGCATTTAAAGGATAAAGAAAGAATTCGGCACAGAAAAAGATGGAGTCAGGTAATTTATAGGCATACgaatgtattcattttatatattgGAGAAATTTATGAGAGTTAAGTTTAGACTGACGAATGAAACGTTCTGACTTTGTTCACTGTTTTCTGAAGGTGTGAACTATGCCAGTCTGTGTCTTTTATCGCGATTGATTTGTCAATATTGGCAGGAAAAGATGTTAGTAACGCAAATATATTTACTATTTTGCAggttatgtacatgtactatttgCTTTCTTACAAACGCCGAACGAACCAATCagacaaaaacacatttatactTGCCTTAGACGGAGATGTTGATTTCCAACCTTCGGCCTTGAAACTTCTTGTAGACAGAGTGAAGAGAAATCCAAATGTTGGAGCAGCATGTGGTAGAATCTTACCAATTGGATCtggtaaaatatttattgtattttcaacCTTAGTTACTCTACAGGCGCGGAGTGTTTGTGATAGTTTTTATGAGTGCAGTGATGTCGTAAATGACGAATTTTTCCCTAtcaatttgcaaaatttcaattttttatatttaatgtctAATCTGGCCAGtaataatggcatcagatttaGCAACAAAAACGAGAAAAATTAGTTTCACTAGaaaaaagaagcaggaaagaaagcaatttgtgtcggacatcacgtggaaaattcctttcgttttcagtttgataaatGCACCAGAAAGAAAGTTACGTTGTTTTGTTTGCAATAATCTTGTTgttaattttaattcaaatattgatTCATAatattgtaggcattgttatttatcacatttattttatacgataggtgcgtgtgtgtgtgtgtgtgtgtgtgtttatggaTAATGCTTTGTACATGCATGTGAAATTAATTCATGCTTGGGTGATTACTTTCTTATTCCTTCTGAACTATGAGTTTCACGCACCGCGGGCGGGATAAAATTATGTATGTTGCGTTTCATTCATTGACATCTTAGTCCTTCTTCATCATTTAAcatgaaagtatcatatagacccatattcctgattagacatttatcgaAAAATGGTCTTGATATCatcagtcatttcggatgaacaactacttaagtctgaattaagcacaacattgtgtatgcaatacatttcattccatataccaaatcttagaggtcaatttcgcatatgaGTCATGATCAGTCAGTAATTAgatcactaaatacaacaataaaatcctgctcacactataAAGGAAATGTTTTccctccaacattcatgaaacactATTAGACTGTGtatttgcctagggtctacaacaaagataCCAGTATCGTtgtatcatctcctgttctatcagtaaggagcctccatggccgagtggttaaggattGAAGGATTTAAATTGCACACTGGTTTGACCTCATACGTGGTATTTTGCAACTGATTGTTCAAAGGCCTTGTACAGTGTTGTTCCataatttattgtttgtttgttttttgtccaAAAATATCTAGTTTGtatactttgtattttttacatattaattacataaaaatatatattctgttcACGTGATTCTTTCTTGTGGGGTTGCGTTCGTTAAATGTTCCTGTTGtcctgtatttttttcaaaacttgtatTTCGATTTACAGGGCCAATGGTATGGTATCAGAAGTTTGAATATGCAGTTAGCCATTGGTTGCAGAAAGCCACAGAACATACGATTGGATGTGTGTTATGTAGTCCTGGCTGCTTTAGTCTGTTCCGAGGCTCACACCTTATGGCAGATAATGTAATGAAAAGATACACCACTCCACCCACGGAGGCCAGACATTACGTACAATATGATCAAGGTCACGTGCACTGTTAGAAATGTGCTTTATCCGAATGTTAAGATTTCTGATGTTCAACCTTTGTAGACTTACACTTTTTACATAAAATCTCTTCAGTGATACGAAAGGAAATTTAGAGAGTGCATGATTATTGCATTTGTATTCACAATATTTTTCAGGTGAAGACAGATGGCTTTGTACATTGCTCCTTCAACAAGGGTACAGGGTGGAATACTGTGCTGCATCGGATGCTCTAACTTACGCTCCAGAAGGTTAGCAAGGTGTTCCTCACGAAACGTTTATTCTTACAAATGATCCATTGTTTACATCTTTTAACAAATAGGTATGAGttaaaatttaatcttaaaatcaACCAAAGTCTTACAGACCGCGTATGCTTTCAGACAAACTTATCAGACTGGGTGTTGGTTTTTTAGgtcaaagtaaaagtaaaatcaataatttgttttacatttcgtataacaaaacatatatttgaatttttaaaatgaaaataatattatgtgaaaatatatttgcAGGTTTTTATGAGTTCTATAACCAAAGAAGGCGCTGGACACCTTCGACAATGGCAAATATCCTTGACCTCCTGCTAGACTTCAAAAATGTCACAAAGCTAAATAACGATATTTCTTTGCTTTATATTGGCTACCAAATGCTTTTAATGGTCTCTTCCATTCTGACACCAGGAACTATATTCTTGATGATTTTAGGAGCTATCAATATGGCGTACCCTTCGTTATCACTATACTGGGCTTTGACATTGAATTTAATACCCGTTgcaatatttatcatattttgctTTCTGGCAAAGCCAAATACACAAGTAAGTATGGTATCAAACTTCAGTTTGACACAGTTACATTGTAATCTCTTTGTACAtctctttttacttttatatattttgaaataaataacgAAAATGGgttctatttgtttgttttgcgtttaacgccgttttttcgacagaatttcagttatttaacgacaagcagttaacctaaccagtgtttctggattctgtaccagaacaaacctattttctccgcaagtaattgccaacttcccaacatgaatcagaggtggaggataaatgatttcaaacaaaatgtcttttatcaaatcgtcacggaaaataGGTTTGAACCAGGCATAATGCTGACAACATtttttgacctttaagttagcTGAATATTTGATTGTAAATCAActttgattaaaataataaaagtggcTATATTCTTCTGAAGCAAGCAATCTTGTGCTTAATTCATCtatttttattatagaaattatacATTTAATGTGATATACAGATACAGAATGATTTATGCTTGTACAACgtgtatatttttgttactaaTTTGTCTTTACAGCTGGCATATGCAGCAATTCTGTCAACAGTCTACTCACTTGTGATGATGTTAGTGATTGTCGGTTTGATAAAACAGGCCGCAGACAACGGGTTTTGTTCTGTTACAACAGTATTTCTATGTTTTGTTGTTGGTGTGTTTGTCATAGCGGCATTTGTCCACCCCAAGGTACATGTTACTTTAAAGAAACGCGAATTATAATTGCTTTCAGACATTGGGATCTTTTtctaaaaatgtgtttaaaatagAACAATTCGTGTCACGTTTTTCGTGCGAAATATTTGGACATAACTTTGATGGAAATAAGCAAAAACGCCTTTAAAGAATAAAGATTAAAATGTTAAGATTACGATTTTTGGCGAAGTCTCATACGTTTTATGATTGTTGAAATATGCGATGTATAGTACACTGTTCACTGAAACTGCACTTAAAGTACGTTCAGTACAGATGAAGTAATTTTAGAAAAGTGTTTCAATATTGACTATGTACAATAACTTTAAAAGGAACTACGTCTCCAAACCTACATAGTATTGcacatgaaaatgtatataacatACATGATGTTTTACAGGAGCTTTGGTGTATACTACATGGCTTTCTATATTTCCTGGCAATTCCGTCCATGTCAATGCTGCTTATGCTTTATTCAATAGGAAATCTTCATGTTGTATCATGGGGTACAAGAGAAACAGCAAAACCAGTCTCAGgttataaaatttcttcattgCTTCAATCATTATTTTAACCGTATAATACAATTCAAAACTTCATATCATTTACTATTTACATTACATATTTGTGTACCTGCTATTTTTAGTGTTTCGGGGTAAGAGTtgacaatgaatattattttacatttatatcttgtcattattatttttctttagagCAAAATCCATCAACAAATAGCTCAGCTAGTAAAAATAGCAACGTCAAGGAATGGCTCACAAATTTTGGAGTTGCTAGAGAGTCAGAATACATGTTTTCAGTCGGAAATCTTTTAAGGTAAACATTTCTGTCGCTTGACAGTTGAAGCAATGAATTGTCTGATGATACCATGTGATATATCAATTAGGTTAcatctttttaaacatttaccTTTGTTCCCAAACTGCTTGAATAATGTCAGCTCGATTAACGCTGAACCTAACctgattttgaatatttttaatgttcAGATATTGAAACACATCATTGAACTTACAAATTCAAACCGGGAGATAACTGTTTATATTTGCACTATAAGAGTA is a genomic window of Mercenaria mercenaria strain notata chromosome 18, MADL_Memer_1, whole genome shotgun sequence containing:
- the LOC123538611 gene encoding chitin synthase chs-2-like; translated protein: MIADSADASPEQKRNVKPPNGKQGYVPLDEEKEGGNYPWDTFKETSTDNLSSSDIRLWKTIHKVTKVIFIVILFFIVLSTAVVHKSTLFLLLANISPPNPTRNSSLKTSMYHFQYDSIETSATYIWSVVLVVISPYIFTTISSVWSLLFKKHAPLECTPLLLSILVESLHSVGLCFFIFGLLPNLDPIAGLLFCLNVVSIPAVLKLIYLEDSRNSKAKAVKRILAIVGLAATLTSMALWVYYLYKLDTEWQKDRPGLLVISILSPLLVSVVWWDNFIPQKPGKYLKCLSQMKEKIRDMRTKIYAIVSIWKTIVTLCMVTFIYGTGCNDSTSCLWVLYGTTHESLPSMDGLNNDTSQLQLNATLDSWILGPTSLVVDLVHGTCSRHMPMYIAVVNIITGLVCFRCCVAANKILAQIPGFSLPLVLSTPTTLLFMVTLYASQDMRISDTCSLPFPRWTSGIQYDWTMITASILGFIAIVAVTSHIWIHSQERMQRGDRMFMRPMYCGLFLDQSMILNRRRTEKPGDKDTVSEDNSEIEPEETPKIYLCATMWHENDNEMTQILKSLFRLDIDQFDHWAKHRLEANPDYYEFEAHIFFDDAYENKDGARQINEYVKRLFVKMEDAHRSVYGTAEDRKLEPPLRLDTPYGGRLVWTLPFDNRLVVHLKDKERIRHRKRWSQVMYMYYLLSYKRRTNQSDKNTFILALDGDVDFQPSALKLLVDRVKRNPNVGAACGRILPIGSGPMVWYQKFEYAVSHWLQKATEHTIGCVLCSPGCFSLFRGSHLMADNVMKRYTTPPTEARHYVQYDQGEDRWLCTLLLQQGYRVEYCAASDALTYAPEGFYEFYNQRRRWTPSTMANILDLLLDFKNVTKLNNDISLLYIGYQMLLMVSSILTPGTIFLMILGAINMAYPSLSLYWALTLNLIPVAIFIIFCFLAKPNTQLAYAAILSTVYSLVMMLVIVGLIKQAADNGFCSVTTVFLCFVVGVFVIAAFVHPKELWCILHGFLYFLAIPSMSMLLMLYSIGNLHVVSWGTRETAKPVSEQNPSTNSSASKNSNVKEWLTNFGVARESEYMFSVGNLLRCICCPNDTRNDTDVKLQTLLERFDALESTLSNKDARPHVPNDQISKDNESPRSEVKSINSDEQDIESSDRRSLQNLVRAENVKGKRRKIKESEKVFWEQLIKKYLFPINEDKAHQEKTQHDLIELRNKVCLFFILVNALFVTIVFSLQQVNLDSGGSISKELPCANGNHGGSFEPISMAFTGVFGILLFIQLICMLVHRISTFLQICSITEVSEKHHDEEKKIQENITKIKNFGSKNSATADLGDFEDYEETTDTDSGVEEEGQQLIDDSRRQKTKYNGRRGQFKRTLKLLMKEPVSGNDRRVKSVVFEDEVLRKSCIGIDKDIINDMVHLAQDKGFQKTIRRRGKEIAEQAKKRTIKNARTAPLMPSNASPYENVVHLQGLPSNKKEIHIDMSSFNEKF